One genomic segment of Streptomyces niveus includes these proteins:
- a CDS encoding phosphatidate cytidylyltransferase yields MNDSSWGAPPTAGYWGPPDQGAAPAGPAYDELDAQQTRPMPIVPDVPASGGAQDDDRGAARPGGPLFRDETPQEPMSAPPPTPPKKRAGRDLRAAIGVGVGLGAVIVASLFIVKAVFIGVIVIAVVVGLWELTSRLNEKKGIKAPLVPLAVGGAAMVVAGYVRGAEGAWVATALTALAVLAWRMTEPPEGYLKDVTAGVFAAFYVPFLATFVAMMLTADDGAQRVLTFLVLTIVSDTGAYAIGWRFGSHKLAPRISPGKTREGLFGAVGFAMVAGALCMQFLIDDGTWWQGLLLGLAVAASATLGDLGESMIKRDLGIKDMGTLLPGHGGIMDRLDSLLPTAPVVWLLLVVFVGSG; encoded by the coding sequence ATGAACGACTCTTCCTGGGGGGCCCCGCCGACTGCCGGCTACTGGGGACCGCCTGACCAGGGGGCTGCCCCGGCGGGTCCCGCATACGATGAGCTTGACGCACAGCAGACTCGGCCCATGCCCATCGTGCCCGACGTACCCGCGAGCGGCGGGGCCCAGGATGACGACCGGGGGGCTGCTCGGCCGGGCGGCCCCCTGTTCCGTGACGAGACGCCGCAGGAGCCCATGTCCGCCCCTCCGCCAACTCCTCCGAAGAAGCGGGCGGGCCGCGATCTGCGGGCGGCCATAGGGGTCGGTGTGGGGCTCGGTGCGGTGATCGTGGCGTCCCTCTTCATCGTGAAGGCTGTGTTCATCGGCGTCATAGTGATCGCCGTCGTCGTCGGGCTGTGGGAGTTGACCTCCCGGCTCAACGAGAAGAAGGGCATCAAAGCGCCCCTCGTCCCGCTCGCGGTCGGTGGCGCGGCGATGGTCGTCGCCGGCTACGTACGGGGCGCGGAAGGTGCCTGGGTCGCCACGGCGCTCACGGCGCTCGCCGTGCTCGCCTGGCGCATGACGGAGCCGCCCGAGGGCTATCTCAAGGACGTGACGGCGGGCGTCTTCGCGGCGTTCTACGTGCCCTTCCTGGCGACGTTCGTCGCGATGATGCTCACGGCGGACGACGGCGCGCAGCGTGTCCTCACCTTCCTGGTGCTGACCATCGTCAGCGACACCGGGGCGTACGCGATCGGCTGGCGCTTCGGCAGCCACAAACTGGCACCGCGCATCAGCCCCGGCAAGACCCGCGAGGGTCTCTTCGGCGCCGTGGGATTCGCCATGGTTGCGGGAGCGCTGTGCATGCAGTTCCTGATCGACGACGGCACCTGGTGGCAGGGGCTGCTGCTCGGTCTTGCCGTGGCGGCCAGTGCCACGCTCGGTGACCTGGGCGAGTCGATGATCAAGCGGGACCTCGGGATCAAGGACATGGGCACGTTGCTGCCCGGTCACGGCGGCATCATGGACCGCCTCGACTCGCTCCTGCCCACGGCCCCGGTCGTGTGGCTGCTGCTGGTGGTGTTCGTCGGCTCGGGCTGA
- the frr gene encoding ribosome recycling factor, with amino-acid sequence MIEETLLEAEEKMEKAVLVAKEDFAAIRTGRAHPAMFNKIVADYYGALTPINQLASFSVPEPRMAVVTPFDKSALRNIEQAIRDSDLGVNPSNDGNIIRVVFPELTQDRRKEYIKVAKTKAEDSKISIRSVRRKAKETIDKLIKDGEVGEDEGRRAEKELDDTTAKYVAQVDELLKHKEAELLEV; translated from the coding sequence GTGATCGAAGAGACCCTCCTCGAAGCAGAGGAGAAGATGGAGAAGGCCGTCCTGGTCGCCAAGGAGGACTTCGCCGCGATCCGCACCGGTCGTGCGCACCCGGCGATGTTCAACAAGATCGTGGCGGACTACTACGGTGCGCTGACCCCGATCAACCAGCTGGCCTCGTTCTCGGTGCCCGAGCCGCGCATGGCCGTGGTGACCCCGTTCGACAAGAGCGCGCTGCGCAACATCGAACAGGCCATCCGCGACTCCGACCTCGGCGTGAACCCGAGCAACGACGGAAACATCATCCGGGTGGTGTTCCCCGAGCTCACGCAGGACCGCCGCAAGGAGTACATCAAGGTCGCCAAGACCAAGGCGGAGGACTCGAAGATCTCGATCCGCTCCGTGCGCCGCAAGGCCAAGGAGACGATCGACAAGCTGATCAAGGACGGCGAGGTCGGCGAGGACGAGGGCCGCCGCGCCGAGAAGGAGCTCGACGACACCACGGCGAAGTACGTCGCCCAGGTCGACGAGCTGCTCAAGCACAAGGAAGCCGAGCTGCTCGAGGTCTGA
- the rpsB gene encoding 30S ribosomal protein S2, whose product MAVVTMRELLESGVHFGHQTRRWNPKMKRFIFTERNGIYIIDLLQSLSYIDRAYEFVKETVAHGGSIMFVGTKKQAQEAIAEQATRVGMPYVNQRWLGGMLTNFSTVYKRLQRLKELEQIDFEDVAASGLTKKELLVLSREKAKLEKTLGGIREMQKVPSAVWIVDTKKEHIAVGEARKLHIPVVAILDTNCDPDEVDYKIPGNDDAIRSVTLLTRVIADAVAEGLIARSGAATGDSKPGEKAAGEPLAEWERDLLEGDKKADAEKSADAAPADVQTSAETEKVADAEQADEAAAPAEAPAAEVTEAPAADADKA is encoded by the coding sequence ATGGCCGTCGTCACGATGCGGGAGCTGCTGGAAAGCGGCGTCCACTTCGGTCACCAGACCCGTCGTTGGAACCCGAAGATGAAGCGCTTCATCTTCACGGAGCGCAACGGCATCTACATCATCGACCTGCTCCAGTCGCTGTCGTACATCGACCGCGCCTACGAGTTCGTCAAGGAGACCGTCGCGCACGGCGGTTCGATCATGTTCGTCGGTACGAAGAAGCAGGCCCAGGAGGCCATCGCCGAGCAGGCGACGCGCGTCGGCATGCCGTACGTCAACCAGCGCTGGCTGGGCGGCATGCTCACCAACTTCTCCACCGTCTACAAGCGCCTTCAGCGTCTGAAGGAGCTCGAGCAGATCGACTTCGAGGACGTGGCCGCCTCGGGCCTCACCAAGAAGGAGCTCCTGGTCCTCTCCCGCGAGAAGGCCAAGCTGGAGAAGACCCTCGGTGGTATCCGCGAAATGCAGAAGGTGCCCAGCGCCGTCTGGATCGTCGACACCAAGAAGGAGCACATCGCCGTCGGTGAGGCGCGCAAGCTCCACATCCCGGTCGTCGCGATCCTCGACACCAACTGCGACCCCGACGAGGTCGACTACAAGATCCCGGGCAACGACGACGCGATCCGCTCCGTCACCCTGCTCACCCGCGTGATCGCCGACGCCGTCGCCGAGGGTCTCATCGCCCGCTCCGGTGCCGCCACCGGCGACTCCAAGCCGGGCGAGAAGGCCGCCGGCGAGCCCCTCGCCGAGTGGGAGCGCGACCTCCTCGAGGGCGACAAGAAGGCCGACGCGGAGAAGTCCGCCGACGCCGCCCCGGCCGACGTCCAGACCTCCGCCGAGACGGAGAAGGTCGCCGACGCCGAGCAGGCCGACGAGGCCGCCGCTCCGGCCGAGGCCCCCGCCGCCGAGGTCACCGAGGCTCCGGCCGCGGACGCCGACAAGGCCTGA
- the tsf gene encoding translation elongation factor Ts has translation MANYTAADVKKLRELTGAGMMDCKKALVEADGDVDKAVEVLRVKGQKGVAKRESRSAENGAVVSLVSDDNTSGVLLELKCETDFVAKGDKFQAAANALAAHVAATSPADIEALRASEIEPGKTVQAFVDEANANLGEKIVLDRFAQFQGDGSFVGTYMHRTMPDLPPQVGVLVELDKGSADAATAAAVAKDVAQHIAAFAPKYLTREDVPADVVENERRVAEATSREEGKPEAALPKIVEGRVNGFFKEVTLLDQPFAKDNKKSVKKVLDEAGVTLKRFSRIRVGA, from the coding sequence ATGGCGAACTACACCGCCGCTGACGTCAAGAAGCTCCGCGAGCTCACCGGCGCCGGCATGATGGACTGCAAGAAGGCCTTGGTCGAGGCCGACGGCGACGTCGACAAGGCCGTCGAGGTGCTTCGCGTCAAGGGCCAGAAGGGCGTCGCCAAGCGCGAGAGCCGCAGTGCCGAGAACGGCGCCGTCGTCTCCCTCGTCTCCGACGACAACACCTCCGGTGTGCTGCTGGAGCTGAAGTGCGAGACGGACTTCGTCGCCAAGGGTGACAAGTTCCAGGCCGCCGCCAACGCGCTCGCCGCGCACGTGGCCGCGACCAGCCCCGCCGACATCGAGGCGCTGCGCGCCTCCGAGATCGAGCCCGGCAAGACCGTCCAGGCGTTCGTCGACGAGGCCAACGCCAACCTCGGCGAGAAGATCGTCCTGGACCGCTTCGCCCAGTTCCAGGGCGACGGCAGCTTCGTCGGCACGTACATGCACCGCACCATGCCCGACCTCCCGCCGCAGGTCGGCGTCCTGGTCGAGCTGGACAAGGGCAGTGCCGACGCCGCGACGGCCGCCGCGGTCGCCAAGGACGTCGCCCAGCACATCGCCGCGTTCGCGCCGAAGTACCTCACCCGTGAGGACGTTCCGGCCGACGTCGTCGAGAACGAGCGCCGCGTGGCCGAGGCCACCTCCCGCGAGGAGGGCAAGCCCGAGGCCGCGCTGCCCAAGATCGTCGAGGGTCGCGTCAACGGCTTCTTCAAGGAGGTCACCCTCCTCGACCAGCCGTTCGCCAAGGACAACAAGAAGTCCGTCAAGAAGGTCCTGGACGAGGCCGGTGTCACGCTGAAGCGCTTCTCGCGCATCCGCGTCGGCGCCTGA
- a CDS encoding thiamine ABC transporter substrate-binding protein, with protein MAAGTLAAALGVSVLAACGGESDDSTSSDGAKSKSVTLVAHDSFAASDSVLKEFTEQTGYTVKVLKSGEAGEALNKEILTKGSPQGDVFFGVDNTLLSRALDNGLFTPYEAKGLDQVRADVRLDDDKHRVTPVDTGDICVNYDKKYFTDKKLAPPQSFADLTKPAYKDLLVVENAAQSSPGLGFLLGTVAAYGDDGWQGYWKQLRANGVQVVDSWEQAYNEEFSGSAGGKKAEAERPLVVSYASSPPVEVLYADPQPKEAPTGVATGTCFRQIEFAGLLQGAKNEAGGKALLDFLVSKTFQEDMPLNMFVNPVVDGAKLPTLFTDHGAVIDQPKTVGPEKIAENRDEWIQSWSSLVVK; from the coding sequence ATGGCGGCCGGCACCCTCGCCGCCGCGCTCGGCGTCTCCGTGCTCGCCGCGTGCGGCGGCGAGTCCGACGACTCCACGTCGTCGGACGGCGCGAAGTCCAAGAGCGTGACGCTCGTCGCCCATGACTCGTTCGCCGCCTCGGACTCCGTACTGAAGGAGTTCACCGAACAGACCGGCTACACCGTCAAGGTGCTGAAGAGCGGCGAGGCGGGCGAGGCACTCAACAAGGAGATCCTCACCAAGGGTTCTCCGCAGGGCGACGTCTTCTTCGGCGTCGACAACACCCTGCTCTCCCGCGCCCTCGACAACGGCCTGTTCACGCCGTACGAGGCGAAGGGCCTCGACCAGGTCCGCGCCGACGTGCGGCTCGACGACGACAAGCACCGTGTCACGCCCGTCGACACCGGCGACATCTGCGTCAACTACGACAAGAAGTACTTCACCGACAAGAAGCTGGCGCCGCCGCAGTCCTTCGCCGACCTGACGAAGCCCGCCTACAAAGACCTGCTCGTCGTCGAGAACGCCGCGCAGTCCTCACCCGGCCTCGGCTTCCTCCTCGGCACCGTCGCGGCGTACGGGGACGACGGCTGGCAGGGCTACTGGAAGCAGCTCAGGGCCAACGGCGTCCAGGTGGTGGACAGTTGGGAACAGGCATACAACGAGGAGTTCTCCGGCTCGGCGGGCGGCAAGAAAGCCGAGGCGGAGCGCCCGCTGGTCGTCTCGTACGCGTCGAGCCCGCCCGTCGAGGTTCTGTACGCCGATCCGCAGCCGAAGGAGGCGCCGACCGGCGTCGCCACGGGCACCTGCTTCCGGCAGATCGAGTTCGCCGGCCTGCTCCAGGGCGCGAAGAACGAGGCGGGCGGCAAGGCCCTGCTGGACTTCCTGGTGAGCAAGACCTTCCAGGAGGACATGCCGCTCAACATGTTCGTGAATCCGGTCGTCGACGGTGCGAAGCTGCCCACGCTCTTCACCGACCACGGCGCCGTGATCGACCAGCCCAAGACCGTGGGCCCGGAGAAAATAGCCGAGAACCGTGACGAGTGGATCCAGTCGTGGTCCTCACTCGTCGTCAAGTAG
- the rlmN gene encoding 23S rRNA (adenine(2503)-C(2))-methyltransferase RlmN, whose protein sequence is MAPPNPGELTFVAPRGAKKPPRHLADLTPEERREAVAALGEKAFRAKQLSQHYFARFAHDPAEWTDIPATAREKLATELLPDLMSVVRHISCDDDTTRKTLWRLHDGTLVESVLMRYPDRVTMCISSQAGCGMNCPFCATGQAGLDRNLSTAEIVHQIVDGMRALRDGEVPGGPARLSNIVFMGMGEPLANYRRVVGAIRRLTDPEPDGIGLSQRGITVSTVGLVPAMLRFADEGFKCRLAVSLHAPDDELRDTLVPVNTRWKVREVLDAAWEYAEKSGRRISIEYAMIRDINDQAWRGDLLGRLLKGKRVHVNLIPLNPTPGSKWTASRPEDEKAFVEAIASHGVPVTVRDTRGQEIDGACGQLAATER, encoded by the coding sequence ATGGCACCGCCCAATCCCGGAGAACTCACCTTCGTCGCGCCCCGTGGCGCCAAGAAGCCGCCGAGGCACCTCGCCGACCTCACACCGGAGGAACGTCGCGAGGCCGTCGCGGCGCTCGGCGAGAAGGCGTTCCGTGCCAAGCAGCTGTCGCAGCATTACTTCGCGCGGTTCGCGCACGACCCCGCCGAGTGGACGGACATCCCCGCCACGGCACGCGAGAAGCTCGCCACGGAGCTGCTGCCCGACCTGATGTCCGTGGTGCGGCACATCTCCTGCGACGACGACACCACCCGTAAGACGCTGTGGCGGCTGCACGACGGCACGCTCGTCGAGTCCGTCCTGATGCGCTACCCGGACCGCGTCACCATGTGCATCTCCTCGCAGGCCGGCTGCGGGATGAACTGTCCGTTCTGCGCTACGGGGCAGGCAGGTCTCGACCGCAACCTGTCCACGGCGGAGATCGTGCACCAGATCGTGGACGGCATGCGCGCGCTGCGCGACGGTGAGGTCCCCGGCGGCCCCGCGCGACTGTCCAACATCGTCTTCATGGGCATGGGCGAACCGCTCGCCAACTACCGCCGCGTCGTCGGGGCGATCCGCCGGCTGACCGACCCCGAGCCGGACGGCATCGGGCTCTCGCAGCGCGGCATCACCGTCTCGACGGTGGGCCTGGTGCCCGCGATGCTGCGATTCGCCGACGAGGGCTTCAAATGCCGCCTCGCCGTCTCGCTGCACGCGCCCGACGACGAGCTGCGCGACACCCTCGTGCCGGTCAACACCCGTTGGAAGGTGCGGGAGGTGCTGGACGCCGCCTGGGAGTACGCGGAGAAGTCCGGCCGCCGGATCTCCATCGAGTACGCAATGATCCGCGACATCAACGACCAGGCGTGGCGGGGCGACCTGCTGGGCCGGCTGCTCAAGGGGAAGCGGGTGCACGTCAATCTGATCCCGCTCAACCCGACACCCGGGTCCAAGTGGACGGCCTCGCGTCCTGAGGACGAGAAGGCGTTCGTCGAGGCGATCGCGTCCCACGGGGTGCCGGTGACGGTGCGCGACACCCGCGGTCAGGAGATCGACGGGGCGTGCGGTCAGCTGGCGGCGACGGAGCGCTGA
- the pyrH gene encoding UMP kinase, with product MNKGADATQSTDDNSDPGKKAGRFMLKLSGEAFAGGGALGVDPDVVHAIAREIAAVVRDGAQIAIVIGGGNFFRGAELQQRGMDRARSDYMGMLGTVMNCLALQDFLEKEGIDSRVQTAITMGQVAEPYIPLRAVRHLEKGRVVIFGAGMGMPYFSTDTTAAQRALEIDAEALLMGKNGVDGVYDSDPKTNPDAVKFDALEYGEVITRNLKVADATAVTLCRDNALPILVFELLTEGNIARAVKGEKIGTLVSDQGTRA from the coding sequence ATGAACAAGGGCGCGGACGCCACCCAGTCCACCGACGACAACAGCGACCCCGGCAAGAAAGCCGGGCGCTTCATGCTGAAACTGTCCGGTGAGGCGTTCGCCGGCGGGGGAGCGCTCGGCGTCGACCCCGACGTCGTACACGCCATCGCCCGCGAGATCGCCGCCGTCGTGCGGGACGGGGCGCAGATCGCCATCGTCATCGGCGGAGGCAACTTCTTCCGCGGCGCCGAACTCCAGCAGCGCGGCATGGACCGGGCCCGCTCCGACTACATGGGCATGCTCGGCACGGTCATGAACTGCCTGGCCCTCCAGGACTTCCTGGAGAAGGAAGGCATCGACTCGCGCGTGCAGACCGCCATCACCATGGGGCAGGTCGCGGAGCCGTACATCCCGCTGCGCGCCGTACGGCATCTGGAGAAGGGACGCGTCGTCATCTTCGGCGCGGGCATGGGGATGCCGTACTTCTCCACCGACACCACCGCCGCCCAGCGCGCCCTGGAGATCGACGCCGAAGCGCTGCTGATGGGCAAGAACGGCGTGGACGGGGTGTACGACTCCGACCCCAAGACCAACCCCGACGCGGTGAAGTTCGACGCGCTGGAGTACGGCGAGGTGATCACCCGCAACCTCAAGGTCGCCGACGCCACGGCCGTCACTCTCTGCCGCGACAACGCGCTGCCGATCCTTGTCTTCGAACTCCTCACGGAGGGCAATATCGCGCGCGCCGTCAAGGGTGAGAAGATCGGCACGCTCGTGAGCGACCAGGGCACCCGGGCCTGA